A genome region from Scleropages formosus chromosome 6, fSclFor1.1, whole genome shotgun sequence includes the following:
- the LOC114910679 gene encoding uncharacterized protein LOC114910679, producing MVHQVAGNRVLVALGAMALGVVAVVTCIAVAFWGKEFEPGRTARTVPLNASTMADFFKTDSRASKAFVFLAASDSGEDKMGPIKWEEQLQMNVHLDASKTQIFLEEEGFYLIFVQTTFKVPITKTTPLVLKVKFKYLEGEDEVAAVYQTHCAQSANKEDEVDAVLSQPVLLKVTKGDSITVWASPLKLIDYELRPSPSFLTLVKVSDLKEGMGSNAVKGVPAVEGGDGM from the exons ATGGTGCACCAGGTGGCGGGGAATCGGGTCCTAGTGGCCCTGGGCGCGATGGCTTTGGGAGTCGTCGCTGTCGTGACATGTATAGCGGTGGCCTTTTGGGGAAAG GAATTTGAACCAGGAAGAACAGCAAGGACCGTACCGCTCAAtg CCTCCACCATGGCAGACTTTTTCAAAACCGACTCCAGAGCATCCAAAGCCTTTGTGTTCCTTGCAG CTAGTGACTCTGGAGAGGATAAGATGGGGCCCATTAAATGGGAGGAGCAGCTTCAAATGAACGTTCACCTAGACGCGAGCaagacacagatttttttaGAAGAGGAGGGCTTCTACCTGATCTTTGTGCAGACTACCTTCAAGGTTCCAATTACAAAGACCACGCCACTGGTTCTTAAGGTGAAATTCAAGTATCTGGAGGGTGAGGATGAGGTGGCGGCGGTCTACCAGACGCACTGCGCCCAGTCAGCCAACAAGGAAGATGAAGTGGATGCCGTCTTGAGCCAGCCCGTGCTGCTGAAGGTCACAAAGGGGGACAGCATCACTGTGTGGGCCAGCCCCCTAAAGCTGATAGACTATGAGCTGAGACCCTCTCCCAGCTTCCTGACCCTTGTCAAGGTCTCAGATCTGAAGGAAGGCATGGGAAGCAATGCAGTGAAGGGGGTGCCAGCTGTGGAGGGAGGTGATGGAATGTAG